tcccaCTTCCCATTAACGTTTTAGTCTACGGGCAAAGGCGAAACCGAAAGGCAGCCACTATATATTCAGCGAGGGTCGCGCGAAGTGTTCCCCGCGAATTCGACTGCAAACGGAGATTGAGACTTCCGACCGAGACTGCAATCCATCAAGCTGCCTTCGCAGCTGTTCAGCTGTTCAGGTGTTGGTTGACCCGAGTGTTCGCCTCAGACTGGTTAACTGCCTTCACCTGGGGACACACCTTGACACAGACAAAGGTCAGGgcagatgtgtgtgtgtgtgtgtgtgttgggcGCCACAAAGGCCAAGTGGCATCCAAAGCCCGGCTACGACTACGACTATCCGTAAGTGAATTAAGCAGGAATGCAGAAAGCAGATGCCTTCGTGTTTCGCTAGTTTATTGTTCGTTCTTTGTGGAACCTGTTCTTATAGTTATGCATATCAGTTCCGCTCCAAATTCCGCGGTTGGTTCAGGCCAGGATTACCGTCGTATCTGTCGTATCTATAGGGCTGCCTTAGTTCCCTGGCAAATCCGGGCAgtggaagcagcagcagcagcgaaatcagcagcagcaactgcatcGCAAATCCAAGTGTTAGCGGCCACATTCTAAATGAAACTGAGCTGAAAAACAAGCTGATAGCACAAACAGCGTCAGCAATAGGGAAATATTAATAGCACACcgcaaaaaacaatattaatcAGAAATCATTGATCAGATATCGAAAATAATGATGTAACCTTGAGTACCGagattgaaatacatttttgggaGATAACAATATGTAGGTTATAGATTAAAGCCGTAAAAAATCAATATGAGCAAGTGTATGATAGCATATATGTgccattaaatttgtaattcaaGTGTTGAATCTTTTTAGGAATATATTTGATAAGCAACCATTCAAGCACGGTTTTGGAAAGTGTGGGGGATTTTCCAGCTGCAATCGAGATAACGATTCTGGGGGTCAAGGGACTGGCTCACAGTGGGTTGGCAGCTTGTAAAAACGGCGTGAAAGAGTTGGGCCCGATTgaaatgattaatta
This sequence is a window from Drosophila teissieri strain GT53w chromosome 2R, Prin_Dtei_1.1, whole genome shotgun sequence. Protein-coding genes within it:
- the LOC122614551 gene encoding uncharacterized protein LOC122614551, which codes for MWPLTLGFAMQLLLLISLLLLLPLPGFARELRQPYRYDRYDGNPGLNQPRNLERN